Proteins from a single region of Streptomyces sp. TN58:
- a CDS encoding HpcH/HpaI aldolase/citrate lyase family protein, protein MTTPVHPVNRLRPRRSCLAVPGSNPRFLEKAQGLPADQVFLDLEDACAPLAKEGARHTIVDALNNGDWTGKTRVVRVNDWTTHWTYRDVVTVVEGAGQNLDCIMLPKVQDAQQVVALDLLLTQIEKTMGFEVGKIGIEAQIENAKGLVNVDEIAAASPRLETIIFGPADFMASINMKSLVVGMQPPGYPADAYHYILMRILMAARMHNLQAIDGPFLQIRDVDAYREVAGRAAALGFDGKWVLHPGQVDAANEVFSPSQEDYDHAELILDAYDWCTSEAGGKKGSAMLGDEMIDEASRKMALVIAGKGRAAGMQRTTKFEIPEA, encoded by the coding sequence ATGACCACGCCAGTCCACCCGGTGAACCGCCTTCGCCCCCGCCGCTCCTGCCTCGCGGTGCCGGGCTCGAACCCGCGGTTCCTGGAGAAGGCCCAGGGCCTGCCGGCCGACCAGGTCTTCCTGGACCTGGAGGACGCCTGCGCGCCGCTCGCCAAGGAAGGCGCCCGCCACACGATCGTGGACGCGCTGAACAACGGCGACTGGACCGGCAAGACCCGCGTCGTGCGCGTCAACGACTGGACCACCCACTGGACCTACCGCGACGTCGTCACGGTCGTCGAGGGCGCCGGCCAGAACCTCGACTGCATCATGCTGCCGAAGGTCCAGGACGCCCAGCAGGTCGTCGCCCTGGACCTGCTGCTCACCCAGATCGAGAAGACGATGGGCTTCGAGGTCGGCAAGATCGGCATCGAGGCGCAGATCGAGAACGCCAAGGGCCTGGTGAACGTCGACGAGATCGCCGCAGCCTCCCCCCGGCTGGAGACCATCATCTTCGGCCCGGCCGACTTCATGGCCTCGATCAACATGAAGTCCCTGGTCGTGGGCATGCAGCCGCCCGGCTACCCGGCGGACGCCTACCACTACATCCTCATGCGGATCCTGATGGCGGCCCGCATGCACAACCTCCAGGCGATCGACGGCCCCTTCCTCCAGATCCGCGACGTGGACGCCTACCGCGAGGTGGCCGGCCGGGCGGCGGCGCTGGGCTTCGACGGCAAGTGGGTGCTGCACCCCGGCCAGGTCGACGCGGCCAACGAGGTCTTCTCCCCCTCGCAGGAGGACTACGACCACGCCGAGCTCATCCTCGACGCGTACGACTGGTGCACCTCGGAGGCCGGCGGCAAGAAGGGCTCCGCGATGCTCGGCGACGAGATGATCGACGAGGCCAGCCGCAAGATGGCCCTGGTCATCGCCGGCAAGGGCCGGGCGGCCGGCATGCAGCGCACCACCAAGTTCGAGATCCCGGAGGCGTAG
- a CDS encoding MaoC family dehydratase, with translation MQFGRTYEEFEVGAVYKHWPGKTVTEYDDHLFCLLTMNHHPLHMDANYAENTTDFGKNVVVGNYIYSLLLGMSVPDVSGKAIANLEIESLRHVAPTFHGDTIYGETTVLDKTPSKSKNDRGIVYVETKGYKQDGTLVCVFRRKVMVPTETYIKERGGEQPGRPQLKTQEK, from the coding sequence ATGCAGTTCGGACGCACGTACGAGGAGTTCGAGGTCGGGGCGGTCTACAAGCACTGGCCCGGGAAGACGGTCACCGAGTACGACGACCACCTCTTCTGTCTCCTGACCATGAACCACCACCCGCTCCACATGGACGCGAACTACGCCGAGAACACCACCGATTTCGGCAAGAACGTGGTCGTGGGCAACTACATCTACTCGCTGCTGCTCGGCATGTCCGTGCCGGACGTCTCCGGGAAGGCCATCGCCAACCTGGAGATCGAGTCCCTGCGGCACGTGGCGCCGACCTTCCACGGCGACACGATCTACGGCGAGACCACGGTCCTGGACAAGACCCCGTCGAAGTCGAAGAACGACCGCGGCATCGTCTACGTCGAGACCAAGGGCTACAAGCAGGACGGCACCCTCGTCTGCGTCTTCCGGCGCAAGGTGATGGTCCCGACCGAGACGTACATCAAGGAGCGCGGCGGCGAGCAGCCCGGCCGCCCCCAGCTGAAGACCCAGGAGAAGTAG